Below is a genomic region from Rosa chinensis cultivar Old Blush chromosome 5, RchiOBHm-V2, whole genome shotgun sequence.
ccaatttcagTCACGGAGCTGTTAAATTTTGCACTtgcgatgcacgtgagtcatttaatgaagacaaaaagactgatttaccctcaaaagttttttttttcctcttcttttctttctttctttctttattcttcttcttcttctttttcagattccttattctctccttctctccttgccaacacCACAACTTTCGGAGAACCCACCATCGAATATGTaggaagaaaaatgggggagagccacaacaacctccaccaccgtgCAATGACGTCATCCTCCGCTGCTTcttgattgggtttggggataaggactgcttcttcctccaccgctagcgaaatcatggaggctcgaggccacattctaagggccactGGCCGGAAGGACCGCCATAGCAAGGTCTACACCGCCAATGTCCCCAGGGACCTCCGCGTCCGGCTCGCcgcccacaccgccattcaattctacgacgTGCAAGACCGGCTCGGATACGACCAGCGCAGCATGGCCGTCGATTGGCTCATCAAGAAAGCCAAGGCTGCAATCGACGAGCTGCCGCCGTGGAACCCGAACTCAATTTctgttcagacaacatcttcTCTGACGGTGCCGATATCCACCGCGCAGGACACACAGAACGTGAGCCTCCATTTCTtgatggtggaggctccgaattctttgtttgctaatcgGCGAGGCACAATGGTGGGCAGCAGCGGAGTGGCGGAGCTGGTGAATCAGAACAactcgaattttctgcaggtgaggatggtgtggaggccgaagttaatgttaatctttgtctgcctACAATTACCTCTGATCTaagttgggctagaggccgaagttgtcggctagacaagtgaagttgcaggtgaggatggtgttgagGTGGTGTTGCATATCGGGAATGACGGAGAGGATGGCGgggtgggattggagctgtgatttgagagtggagggctggcggggtctgagtttctgatcaatgttgtataaaagggggtcggaggagagaacaagagtggtggtggctaagtcgtctgtggcggggatgaactcggagtgagcggcgaagcctcaatgcacaatttTAATTTGCTGTAAGATTTGAAGTGGGAGGAACCAGAAGCATCTGcagtgcatgaaggtggattgagacgcaacAGCAGTGTTTGATCGGTGATCGGCGATGGGAATCGGCcaagcaagatgatttgaatcttcatgattcaaatcaggggaagaagaaaacaaaaaagaagaagaagaaagaaagaaagaaagaaagaaagaaagaaagaagaataaagaaagaaagaaagaaaagaaaaagaaaaaaaaacttttgagggtaaatcggtctttttgtcttcatcaagttactcacatgcaaaatttaacggctccgtgatggaaattggtcgtaggtacgacgttgatacgaaaaaatgagtccaggcatcacattgataactttgtaagttcaggtatcattctgaaagtctccTAAGTATCCAGACAccattggtgaatttttccaaaatttttttagggtaaatcggtctttttatcttcattaagtgactcacgtgcattgcacgtgcaaaatttaatggCTCTATGACGGAAACTgttcgtaggtacgacgttgatatgaaaaaatgagtccaggtatcacattgataactttgtaagttcaggtatcattctgaaagtcaccaaagtgtccagacatcgttggtgaatttttccctttatGTTTTAGTGTTTCTTATTATCAGTTAGATGTGACTATATGCCGGTAATAAGTCTGCCATTTTAGAACAGGGTGACATGGGTGCCATTTTATAACAGGGCGACATGGGTGTTATCCCGGTATGCAAAATTAGTGTGCCACTTTGGCCCAGCGAAGCGGCAAGCTATTTATTTGATTAAATAAACACAACCTCTTAGTGGTAGCATGAAAAGAAGTCTCGCCGAATTTGTTGActtgcggcaacatagtaggaacgttgtgctatttgtaatgatgcttctttatGATAAAGTTATATTTTTTATGTCACCGCTTTGTCGAAGTAAATTGAGTAGCCAGTCTTgcctctttgctaattggtacATGttatacatagattttgtggagaatCTTGATAATATTTAAGGATGTTCTCTTGATTCTTATTGTACTGTGGGGTTTAGGCTCTAAGTCTCCAATTGTAttatgcaatttcattaatcaagttTTAAGGCAAGCTACACCAgccaattataaaaaaaaaattataaaaaaaaattttgaacaatacaattttgttttttttttttttttgcgaaaATTTATACAACACGTCTCTGAACAAGTGAGAATTAATCACACGTTTAGTGTTCATGATCTGTCAGTAATGCGTTGGaaattggcaaaaaaaaaaaaatttacagctAGAAAGCAAGAAATATCTCTCATCAAGTTATTCACATTTCCCAAATCAAactacagaaaacaaaaaattagaaaaacaagaacaaaagaattgaaaggaaatttttttttgaaggccAACAATATGCCAAATCTGAAACAGAGCAGCTAGCTCATCACTGGTGTTGATGATGCTGCCTCTTACGATTTCTCACAGTTCTCTTCCTTATCATCTCCCTCTATCTTCTCTAATTCCTCTTCAAAACTAGTACTTTTAGTAAGGCAAACTGGAATCGCGGTGGCCAAGTAAGTAGGGTTCTCATTTCCGGCCATTATAACCAAAACCTTGTCTTTAAACACCTTCACAGACTCCCCACCTGGCTCCAAATCTCTGTTGGCATTGCTGCCTCCTCCGTGTCGCTTCCAAAACGAGCAATCCAAGATCAAGAGAGCACAAACAACAAGAATAGCCATCATCAATAGGCCGCCTAAGAGGTATGGAATCGGATAGTGCCAAGGTGAAACCGGAGGAACCATGTTCGGTGGTGCTTCCGTCGAAGGTAGTTTTGTTGGTGAAATAGTAGCCATTACGGTGGTTCTCATTTTTTGGAGTAGTGGGAGATCTATGTTTTGTTTAGAGGGAAAGTAGGTGAGGAATGTGAGCTTGGGGGGAAAGACAACCATGGTATTtataccaagaaaaaaaaacgtgtATGATCATAGAGAAACTGAGAGAAAAAACATGTATGATCAAGGTATTTAAGCCTGACGTCACCCATGGCGATGAGCAATAATACTATATAAATTGGTGAATATCTCCTTTGCCTTGTGAAGATGGGAGATGGCAAAACCTTAATCTGGAATCTGGTCTCATTGATGGTAGTATAATGACAACCGACCTAACTATGAGTTGGACCTGAGCTGTGCCAAGCGACGAACCCGGATTTGAAAATGGGCTGGGTTGGAGTTACCATATGGTGTGGGTTGAACTTACCTTATGGACTTACTTGATCTGTCAC
It encodes:
- the LOC112164016 gene encoding protein GLUTAMINE DUMPER 2, which gives rise to MATISPTKLPSTEAPPNMVPPVSPWHYPIPYLLGGLLMMAILVVCALLILDCSFWKRHGGGSNANRDLEPGGESVKVFKDKVLVIMAGNENPTYLATAIPVCLTKSTSFEEELEKIEGDDKEENCEKS